The following is a genomic window from Pseudomonadota bacterium.
GTCGACGCGACCGTCCGCCGCAACCAGGAGGCCATCTCCCCCTTTGCGCGCTCGGAAGCGCAAAGGATGCGTCCGCTCGTAGTTGTGCACATGTCCCGCAAAGACCACGTCCGCGTGACCGCGTTCGAATACGTCAGACAAGGTGCGCATCCACTGATCGCTGGCGTGGGTTCGTGAGCTGTGGAACGGGGGGTGATGAAACACCACGAAGCGCCATGCGGCGCCTCGCGCCGATTCGAGATCTGCGACGATCCAGCGGCGCAGCGCGGGGTCGGTCCAGTCGACCGCCCGCGTGGAGTCGAGCACGGTGAAGTGCGCGCACCCCCAGTCGAACGAGTAGGTGCCCATTCGAGGGAAGCGTCGATCACTCGACGCCAGGAAGTCGGCCACGCGCGCGGCATCGCCATCGAGGCGAGGCCCGGGCACCGTCGGACCGTTCAACGGCTGCACCCAGTCGTAGAAATAGGCCAGTGCGTCTGGCCAGCGGTCGAGCGAGATGCTCCGCTCTCGATTGACGGGCACGTCGTGGTTGCCGGGCGCCGCGGCAAAGATCACCGACCGCATGAGGGGAACCCCGATGCCCGGCATGAGGCGGTCGGTGTTGTAGACTGCGTGCACGTTGCGCAGGTTGTCGCCATGCGTGCCTCGGGGGTAGGCGATGTCGCCGGCAATGACCACGAGTCCGGGGGCGTCGCGGTGCACCGCGCTCGCCACCGCGCGCTCAGCACCCGTTCCAGGACCCAGATCGCCCATGACCACCGCCTGGAAAGATTCCCCCGGACGAGGAGGGGCCTGCGCGCGGGCACGCATCTCGACGCGACCGTCTCGCAGCACGGCGTACTCGAACTCACCCGAGCCCACGAGCGACGCGCTGTACTGACGATAGCAACGTCCCCAGAGACGCACCCGCGCCATCGAGACCGAGCCGGCTCTGGCGCGGGTCGCCTCGACGCTCCAGCGGGCCTCCTCGTCGGTCGTGAGCCAGACCACAGAGAGCGCCCCCGCACGGGGATCCGTTCCGAGCTGGAGATAGGGCTTCATCACGAAGGCCGCAGAACGGCCCTCCACCGCGGCGATGGCGGCACAGAACAAGAGCAGCACGAGTGCCCCGCCCACCTTGAAACGCATGTCAGCCCACCGCCTCCCGAAGCACGTCGATATCAC
Proteins encoded in this region:
- a CDS encoding metallophosphoesterase; its protein translation is MRFKVGGALVLLLFCAAIAAVEGRSAAFVMKPYLQLGTDPRAGALSVVWLTTDEEARWSVEATRARAGSVSMARVRLWGRCYRQYSASLVGSGEFEYAVLRDGRVEMRARAQAPPRPGESFQAVVMGDLGPGTGAERAVASAVHRDAPGLVVIAGDIAYPRGTHGDNLRNVHAVYNTDRLMPGIGVPLMRSVIFAAAPGNHDVPVNRERSISLDRWPDALAYFYDWVQPLNGPTVPGPRLDGDAARVADFLASSDRRFPRMGTYSFDWGCAHFTVLDSTRAVDWTDPALRRWIVADLESARGAAWRFVVFHHPPFHSSRTHASDQWMRTLSDVFERGHADVVFAGHVHNYERTHPLRFRARKGGDGLLVAADGRVD